GTCGCGGACGTACGAGTTCGAGGACAAGGAGGACGACGACTCCGAGGTGCTCGGCGCGCACGACGTCATCGACGCCGAGCGGATGGCCGAGCGGCACGACGAGGACGACCACCGCAGCGCCGCGGAGCGCGCCGCGGCCGACCGGACGTGGGCGTTCGGGCACATCATCGTCGACGAGGCGCAGGAGCTGTCGCCGATGATGTGGCGGCTGCTGATGCGGCGCTGCCCGACGCGGTCGATGACGCTGGTCGGCGATCCCGCGCAGACCGCGGACGAGGCGGGCGTCGGATCCTGGGACGCGATCCTCGCGCCGTACGTCGAGAAGCGCTGGAAGCACACCCGGCTGGGCGTCAACTACCGCACGCCCGCGGAGATCATGGAACTGGCGGCGGACGTGGTCCGGGCCGAGCGGCCCGGGTTCGAGCCGCCGCGGTCGGTGCGGAGCACCGGGGTGCGGCCTCTGGTGCGCTCGGCCGGTCGCGACTCGCTCGCCGGCGCGGTGGCGTCCGTGGTGGCCGAGCTGGCTCCTGCGGAGGGGCGGCTCGCGGTGATCGCGCCGCGGGGGTTGCACGGGGAGCTGGGCCGGGCGCTGCCCGGTTCGCACGGCGGGGTGCTGCCGGATCTCACGCAGCCCGTCGTCCTGCTGGATCCCCGGGGGGCCAAGGGGCTGGAGTTCGACGCCGTCGTGGTGGTGGAGCCGGGGGCTTTCGGCACGAGCGATCTGTATGTCGCCCTGACGCGGGCGACGCAGGCGCTGGGGGTCGTCCACACCGGGAGCCTGCCGCGGGGTCTCACGGCGACCCCGGCCCCGACCTCGGCCCCGTAAGGCCGGGGCCCTGCCGTCGGCGCGGGGGCGCCGGTTATCGCCCTCCGGGCTCGTCCTCAAACGCCGGACGGGCTGGTTGTCGGCCTGGCGGCCTTGTCCTGAAGCGCCGGACGGGCTTGATTTTGTGGCTCGTGTCCCTGTCGAATGGCGGGCTTGATGCGTCGCCGATGCCTCGGTCGGCGTGACCATGTGCCGGTGGGGGCGCGGGGAACTGCGCGACGAGCCCCCACCGGCCGGTGGCCGGGGACGAGACCCGAGGGTGCTGGTCCTGCGACTGTCCAGCCCGTCCGGCGTTTGAGGACGAACGAAGCCGTGGCGAGCGAACAATCGGCCCCCGCGCCGCCAGGCGCACCCCCTCAGGAGGAGAGGAACTCCAAAAGGTCCCGGTTGAATTTCTCCTTGTCACCGGGAACCATCGCCAACCCGTGCGCCCCGCCCTCATACACCTTGAGCGTGGCATTCGGAATGAGCTGAGCCGCTTTCTTCCCGGTCGCCTCGAACGGCACGATCTGATCGTCGTCCCCGTGCACGACAAGCGTCGGAACCCCGAAGTTCCTCAGGTCCTCCGTGAAGTCCGTCCTCGCGTACGCGTCCACGCACCTGACGCCCGCCTCGATGCTCTCGTGCATCGCCATGAACCAGAACGCGTCCAGGTTCCCCTGCGTCACGCGGTTGCCGCGCCGGTTCGCGCCGAAGAACGACTCCGAGAGGTCCTTCCAGAACTGTGAACGCTCGGCGATGATGCCGCTCTTGATGTCCTCGAAGACTTTCGCGGGCACCCCCTCGGGGTTGGTGTCCGTCTTGAGCATCAGCGGCGGGATCGCCGAGAGCAGCACGGCCTGGCTGATCCGCCGGGTGCCGTGGCGGCCGATGTAGCGGGCCAGCTCGCCGCCGCCCATGGAGTGCGCGACCAGCGTGACGTCGTGCAGGTCGAGCTTGTCGATGAGGTCGTTCAGGTCGTCCGCGAACGTGTCGAAGTCGTAGCCGCCCCAGGGCTGCTCGGAGCGGCCGTGGCCGCGGCGGTCGTGGGCGATGCCTCGGAAGCCGTTGTCCGCGACGTGTTTCATCTGGTCGTCCCAGGCGTCCGCGTTGAGCGGCCAGCCGTGGCTGAAGACGACCGGGCGCCCGTTGCCCCAGTCCTTGTAGTGGATGTCGACACCGTCACGGGTGGTCACAGTGGGCATGGGCGGTCCTCTCGCTCGTGTGCGGCGCCAGGGGAGCCCATCAGGGTCCTCCAGGCGCCTTCCGGGCAGCATCAGGCAATTCCATGTAAACCCACATGGGCGTATCCCGCAGGACGGACGGTGAGACGGGCGTGGGCGCTACACGGGCCGTAGCCACACGGTCGCGAGGGGCGGCAGCGTCAAGGCCAGACTGGTCGGGTGGCCCCCGGCCGGCACCGGCTCCGCCTTGTGGACGCCCGCGCCCCGCACCCCGCTCCCGCCGTACCAGGGATCGTCGGTGTTGAGGATCTCGTGCCAGGCCGGCTCCGCCTCCGGCACGCCGACACGGAAGCCGTGCCGCACCACCGGCGAGAAGTTGCACACCGACAGCAGCGGGGAGCCGTCGGCGGCGAACCGCAGGAACGCGAAGACGTTGTCCTCCGCGGCGTCCCCCACCACCCACGCGAAGCCCCGCGGGTCGCTGTCGCGCTGCCACAGCGCCGGCTCGCCCCAGTACACCGTGTTCAGGTCGCGCACCAGATCCCGTACGCCGCGGTGGTCCGGCTCGGCCGGGTACGCGGGATCGAGCAGCCACCAGTCCGGGCCGTGCCCCTCCGACCACTCGGCGCCCTGCGCGAACTCCTGCCCCATGAAGAGCAGCTGCTTTCCCGGGTGGGCCCACATGAACCCCAGATACGCCCGCTGGTTGGCGCGCTGCTGCCACCAGTCCCCGGGCATCTTCGACACCAGCGACCGCTTGCCGTGCACCACCTCGTCGTGCGAGATCGGCAGGACGTAGTTCTCGCTGTACGCGTACACCATGGAGAACGTCATCTCGTGGTGGTGGTACTTCCGGTGCACCGGCTCGTGCGCCGCGTACCCGAGCGAGTCGTGCATCCAGCCCATGTTCCACTTCAGCCCGAAGCCGAGGCCGCCGAGGCCCCCGGCGCCGGTGAGGTGGGTGGGACGGGTGACGCCGTCCCAGGCGGTCGACTCCTCCGCGATCGTCACCACGCCCGGCACCCGCCGGTACACGGTGGCGTTCATCTCCTGGAGGAACGCCACCGCGTCCAGGTTCTCCCGGCCGCCGTGCGCGTTCGGGGCCCACTCGCCGGGCCGGCGCGAGTAGTCCAGATAGAGCATCGACGCCACCGCGTCCACCCGCAGCCCGTCGATGTGGAACTCCTCGCACCAGTAGACCGCGTTGGCCACCAGGAAGTTCCGCACCTCGGGGCGCCCGTAGTCGAACTCCAGCGTCCCCCAGTCGGGGTGCGCGGCCCGCACCGGATCCTGGTGCTCGTACAGCGGACGCCCGTCGAACTCGGCGAGCGCCCAGTCGTCGCGCGGGAAGTGCGCGGGCACCCAGTCCACCAGCACCCCGATGCCCGCCCGGTGCAGCGCGTCCACCAGGTGCTTGAAGTCGTCCGGGGTGCCCAGCCTGGCCGTCGGCGCGTAGAAGCCCGTCACCTGGTAGCCCCAGGAACCGCCGAACGGATGCTCGGCCACCGGCATGAACTCCACGTGCGTGAAACCCAGGTCCGACACGTAGGCGGGAAGCTGCTCGGCGAGCTGGCGGTACGTCAGCCCGGGGCGCCAGGACGGCAGGTGCACCTCGTACACCGACAGGGGCGCCTCGTGCACGGACTGCGCCGCGCGGTGCGCGAGCCACGCCCCGTCCCCCCACTCGTGGTGCGACGCGAAGACGACGGACGCGGTGGCGGGCGGCGTCTCGGTGCGGCGTGCCATCGGGTCCGCCCGCAGCGTCCGGGTGCCGTCCGGGCGGGTGATCTCGAACTTGTACAGCTCGCCCTCGCCGACGGCCGGCACGAACAGTTCCCAGACGCCGCAGGAGCCCAGCGAGCGCATGGGGTGTCCGGTGCCGTCCCAGTAGTTGAAGCCGCCGACCACCCTGACCCCGCGCGCGTTCGGCGCCCAGACGGTGAAACGGGTGCCCTCCGTGCCCTGGTGCTCCATGGGCCGCGCGCCCAGCGCCAGCCAGAGCTGCTCGTGCCGCCCCTCCCTGATCAGATGCAGGTCGAACTCGCCGAGGGAGGGGAGGAAGCGGAAGGCGTCCTCCGTGTCGTGCATGACGTCGGGGGCGGGGGTTTCGGTGGGTTCTGCGGGGGCGGCGGGGGTGGCGGGGGCGGCGGATTTGGTGGGTTCTGCGGGGGCGGCCGGTTCGGTGGGGACGGTGGCCTTGCCCGCGGCGGTCGTGCGCTTGGCCGGGGCAGCGGGGCCGCCGGGGCCCCCAGGTCCGCCGGGGGCGACGCGCACGTGGGCCGGGCCCGCCCCGGTCGCCGTGCCGGTGCCCGCCCCGGAATCCGTGGCGGTCTCCGGGGCCGGGTACGTGACGCTCAGCCGGTACTCCGGCGCCGCCCGCGGCGGCAGGGCGCCGGAGAAGAAGCCGCCCCCGTCGTCGTGCAGCGGGACGCGGGCGTCTGGGGTGACCACGGTGACCGCCCGGGCTCCCGGCCGCAGGGCCCGCACGACGACGCCGTCCCCGGTGCGGTGCGCGCCCAGCACGGCGTGGGGGTCGTGGTGCGTGCCGGCGAGCAGCCGCTCCCGGTCCCCGGCCGGCACGGCGGTCCCGCTCGGGACGCCCGCGGCGACCGGCCCCGGCCCAGGCGCGCGTCCGGACGCCGTCCTCTTCTTCGGGGCGGCCGCAGGCCTGGTACCCGAGGCGGCCGCCGACTTCGCCCTCCCGGCCGCACGCTTCCCGGTGGCCGCCCCATTGCCGGCAGCGGCCCGTCTGCCCGCCCCCGCCGGCCGCTTCCGCGCCGCCGCCCCGTCCTTCGCCGCCGCCCGGCCCCGTCCCGCCGCGGCACCGCCCGCCCCCGCGTCCTCCGGCGAACGGGCCGCCGAGGGCACGGGTGCCGTGGGCAGCGGGGGAACGGCGCCGGACGCGCCGCCCGCGGGGGACGGCGGGGGCGCCGAGGGCGGCTGGGGCGACGGTTCGCGGGTGTGGGGGCTGGTCACGGGCTGAGCCTCCTCGGGGGTACCGCCCGGGCGCACGGAGAGCAGGGCGGAGGGGGAGTGGTCACAGGTCGTCGGCGGTGGCCAGGCGGTGTATCGCGGCGAGCGGCACGGGCAGCCAGTCGGGCCGGTGCCGTGCCTCGTACATCACCTCGTAGATCGCCTTGTCCGTCTCGTAGGCGCGCAGCAGCACCGGCTCCGCACGGGGATCGTGGCCGGCCACCTCCGCGTACCCCGCGCAGTAGGAGCCCCGGCAGCCGTGTGCCCAGTCGGGCGCCCAGGGGCGGTGCGAGCGGGCCGCGTAGTCGAACGAGCGCAGTATCCCGGCGATGTCGCGCGCCGGCGGCTGCGGCATGAGGCGCTCGCTGAGCGGGCGCGCCGGCTCGCCCTCGAAGTCGATCAGCGACCACTCGCCGGACGGGGCCCGCAGGCACTGCCCCAGGTGCAGGTCGCCGTGCACCCGCTGCGCGGACCACGTGTCGCTGCGGGAGCCGAGCGCGGCCAGGGAGTCGTAGGCGGAGCGCAGCCCGCGGGCGTACGGCCGCAGGGCGGGAACCGCGTCCACCGCCGCGTCCAGCCGCTGTGTCATGCCCCGCGCCAGCCGTTCCATCTGCCGCCGGTCCAGCGTCACCGTGGGCAGCGCGCGCGCCAGCGCGGTGTGCACCTCGGCCGTCGCGCGGCCCAGCGCCCGCGCCTCGCAGCGGAAGTCCTCTCCCCTGGCGAGTTCGCTCAGCGCCAGCTCCCAGCCGTCCGCGGCACCCTTCAGGAACGGCTGGAGCACGCCGAGCACGAGGACGTCGTCCGCGGGCTCCGCCGGGTAGCGGCCGGGTGGCTGCGGGCGGCGGTCGGGGCTTCCGGGCCGCCGGCCGTCCGCGGGCCCGGCGGCCGGGCGCGGCCCGTGCTGCGCGAACGCGTGGGGCGCAGGGCGCCGCGCGTCGGCGGCGTCGCGCGCGTCGGCCACGAACCAGGCGGCGGGCGGCGGCACGCGCGGGCACGCGGTGCGGGCGAGCGCGTGCGGCAGTTCCAGATCGGGGTTGGTGCCC
The nucleotide sequence above comes from Streptomyces sp. TS71-3. Encoded proteins:
- a CDS encoding alpha/beta fold hydrolase gives rise to the protein MPTVTTRDGVDIHYKDWGNGRPVVFSHGWPLNADAWDDQMKHVADNGFRGIAHDRRGHGRSEQPWGGYDFDTFADDLNDLIDKLDLHDVTLVAHSMGGGELARYIGRHGTRRISQAVLLSAIPPLMLKTDTNPEGVPAKVFEDIKSGIIAERSQFWKDLSESFFGANRRGNRVTQGNLDAFWFMAMHESIEAGVRCVDAYARTDFTEDLRNFGVPTLVVHGDDDQIVPFEATGKKAAQLIPNATLKVYEGGAHGLAMVPGDKEKFNRDLLEFLSS
- the glgB gene encoding 1,4-alpha-glucan branching enzyme, giving the protein MPAGDRERLLAGTHHDPHAVLGAHRTGDGVVVRALRPGARAVTVVTPDARVPLHDDGGGFFSGALPPRAAPEYRLSVTYPAPETATDSGAGTGTATGAGPAHVRVAPGGPGGPGGPAAPAKRTTAAGKATVPTEPAAPAEPTKSAAPATPAAPAEPTETPAPDVMHDTEDAFRFLPSLGEFDLHLIREGRHEQLWLALGARPMEHQGTEGTRFTVWAPNARGVRVVGGFNYWDGTGHPMRSLGSCGVWELFVPAVGEGELYKFEITRPDGTRTLRADPMARRTETPPATASVVFASHHEWGDGAWLAHRAAQSVHEAPLSVYEVHLPSWRPGLTYRQLAEQLPAYVSDLGFTHVEFMPVAEHPFGGSWGYQVTGFYAPTARLGTPDDFKHLVDALHRAGIGVLVDWVPAHFPRDDWALAEFDGRPLYEHQDPVRAAHPDWGTLEFDYGRPEVRNFLVANAVYWCEEFHIDGLRVDAVASMLYLDYSRRPGEWAPNAHGGRENLDAVAFLQEMNATVYRRVPGVVTIAEESTAWDGVTRPTHLTGAGGLGGLGFGLKWNMGWMHDSLGYAAHEPVHRKYHHHEMTFSMVYAYSENYVLPISHDEVVHGKRSLVSKMPGDWWQQRANQRAYLGFMWAHPGKQLLFMGQEFAQGAEWSEGHGPDWWLLDPAYPAEPDHRGVRDLVRDLNTVYWGEPALWQRDSDPRGFAWVVGDAAEDNVFAFLRFAADGSPLLSVCNFSPVVRHGFRVGVPEAEPAWHEILNTDDPWYGGSGVRGAGVHKAEPVPAGGHPTSLALTLPPLATVWLRPV
- a CDS encoding maltokinase, which gives rise to MSEAATHPGTASLACPDLLVSLGPLLHGWLPRQRWFAGKGRPVTGFSLVSATQLRPPALPAARDAGADRAAGLLHLLVRAEQPPTAGRGGPAPSGDCYQLLLGVRDTLPPHLAPALIGHVADGPLAGAGGCDGRVGRVGRVVYEALYDPQLAEVLLEALRRRARIGGLRFERDTDIEIGHGLPPRMLGAEQSNSSLVYGDTFILKLFRRIVPGTNPDLELPHALARTACPRVPPPAAWFVADARDAADARRPAPHAFAQHGPRPAAGPADGRRPGSPDRRPQPPGRYPAEPADDVLVLGVLQPFLKGAADGWELALSELARGEDFRCEARALGRATAEVHTALARALPTVTLDRRQMERLARGMTQRLDAAVDAVPALRPYARGLRSAYDSLAALGSRSDTWSAQRVHGDLHLGQCLRAPSGEWSLIDFEGEPARPLSERLMPQPPARDIAGILRSFDYAARSHRPWAPDWAHGCRGSYCAGYAEVAGHDPRAEPVLLRAYETDKAIYEVMYEARHRPDWLPVPLAAIHRLATADDL